TGCCGGTAGCAGTGCGACAACTACGCAAGAGACATTTGAGCCTATAAGAACACCAAACCACTCAGCAGGGATCCCTCACTATCTACCTTTTCGGACGGCTCACACTGTGCCAGAGCTCTGGAGGGAGTGGACATGCGGGCTGGGAGGCAAGCCTTCTATTCAAAGCCTCGAAGATACGTATGGCGCAGCCTGGCGTCCCCTACAGCGCGAGCGGGTCAAATTCTGCCGTAGAAAAGTATTTATTGATGAAATCCGTAAAAGGTATGCCAGCGGAACACCTCTGCCAAAGGCCGTGGAAGAGGTAGATTTTATACGGCAGCGAGGGAGGATGGGTCTTCATGTGCTCTCCCAGATGCTGCAGAAGGACAGAGAAGAATGCACGAAAGActaaagagaggaaaagcaaacacATCTTTCTACAGCAGCGGGAGCTACAGAAAATGACAACTGTATTGAATGCTGGAATAAAATTTGTACTTTTTACCTTGGGCCTAACGTAGAAACAGACAGTTTAGGGGCTGACTACCaactatatatttactacttGTTCAATCTCTTGATTATAAGTTAGTTCATTTTGCCTGATGAACAAGCTGCATAATACCCAGTGGCATAAATTATCGTACTGTAATAGATGGTAATAGAGTCACTTTTTCCAAATCAACCGACCAGCGACCAGAGTCAATAAGTGCCAAGATTTTACAGGCCGAATGTCTCCCCGAATATGCCGTTTTTTGGGTGTTCGTCTGCGGGCGGCCACCAAAATAAGACGGATACCGTAAATCCGAGTTGTGTCTACTCGTAACACCATTGCAGTGTCTTCAAATCCAAGACCATCAAAGATTGAAGTCGGCCCGAGCCGTATGGTGGTATACCTCCACTCTGAATTATAAAAGTTCGCCGAGTTTCTTGATGCTAATAACcagaatatagataatatcAATACCAATTCACCTAAGAAGTCCACACAGATGAATAAGCCCATTGGAGATATCTTTTCCTATATCTTTGAGTACCTCTACACGGGGACAACTTACTTTATGTACAATAAGAAGAATGAATGATACATTTGAATTGGGGAAGCTCAATTCAGGGTCTTACAAACCAACGCCAAATTAGCTTTCAATTGGGAATACCAGAATTTACTGCTAGGTGATGAGTTGGGAGAACAGGCTGGATAGCgtgaatgatatcaaatataATAACCTTGGCTTTTATTTAAACCTCATAGCACTGTTGTCCGAGAACAGTTATTGTTCCTGTCCTCTAAACACGAGCTAGATAGATTGAAAGGCAGGCTTAATGACAGAGATGTCAACTGGCTTATTTATCATtgcaagaagaaggtcatACATGAACCGTGGAACTGCTTTCAAAAGACCGTCCTCTAAAACAGGAGGAAATCTATCTTgttctttccttgatatagGTAAATGATCCATGGAGATTTTCACTGCTAAGTCCCGCAACCCTCTGTCGC
This Aspergillus flavus chromosome 1, complete sequence DNA region includes the following protein-coding sequences:
- a CDS encoding transcriptional activator of glycolytic enzymes-domain-containing protein is translated as MGGRVAFTLQAVNSDVTEAFVSAVQSPRPMPEFVPVPSAATGPAGSSATTTQETFEPIRTPNHSAGIPHYLPFRTAHTVPELWREWTCGLGGKPSIQSLEDTYGAAWRPLQRERVKFCRRKVFIDEIRKRYASGTPLPKAVEEVDFIRQRGRMGLHVLSQMLQKDREECTKD